Proteins encoded in a region of the Eretmochelys imbricata isolate rEreImb1 chromosome 10, rEreImb1.hap1, whole genome shotgun sequence genome:
- the TMEM114 gene encoding transmembrane protein 114 isoform X1: MKIKLSGLAVVVVLAGVLSFILLVVAIGTDFWYIIDASKLERLNNSSATLSSHSGLWRTCRRESKCFPLMNPFWYKNNNMTASHKQLLHMHGTFVILLPLSLILMIFGGMTGFISILARAYLLLLMTGWLFLFGGLVTLTGISVYIAYSAAAFKEALCLLGRNNLLEEVDIKFGWSLALVWGSFIAEMLTGAAFLLAARVVGLKQSREQRI; this comes from the exons ATGAAGATCAAGTTAAGTGGCCTCGCCGTGGTCGTGGTCCTGGCTGGCGTGTTAAGTTTCATCTTGCTGGTGGTGGCTATAGGGACCGACTTCTGGTACATCATCGACGCCTCCAAACTGGAGCGGTTAAACAATTCCTCCGCGACGCTGAGCTCCCACTCGGGACTCTGGCGGACCTGCAGACGTGA GAGCAAATGCTTCCCTTTGATGAACCCTTTCTGGTACAAGAACAACAACATGACTGCTTCGCACAAACAACTCTTAC ACATGCATGGGACATTTGTAATCCTGCTGCCTCTCAGCCTGATCCTGATGATTTTTGGAGGAATGACTGGATTTATCAGTATTCTTGCCAGGGCCTACCTGCTGCTTCTAATGACGGGATGGCTTTTTCTTTTTGGAG GCCTTGTTACGCTCACTGGGATCAGTGTCTACATTGCATACTCAGCGGCTGCCTTCAAGGAAGCTCTCTGCCTTTTGGGAAGGAACAACCTCTTGGAGGAAGTTGACATCAAGTTTGGCTGGTCTTTGGCACTTGTGTGGGGCTCCTTCATTGCAGAGATGCTGACTGGGGCAGCGTTCCTGCTGGCTGCCCGAGTGGTAGGCCTCAAACAGAGTCGGGAGCAGAGGATCTGA
- the TMEM114 gene encoding transmembrane protein 114 isoform X2 — translation MKIKLSGLAVVVVLAGVLSFILLVVAIGTDFWYIIDASKLERLNNSSATLSSHSGLWRTCRRESKCFPLMNPFWYKNNNMTASHKQLLRLVTLTGISVYIAYSAAAFKEALCLLGRNNLLEEVDIKFGWSLALVWGSFIAEMLTGAAFLLAARVVGLKQSREQRI, via the exons ATGAAGATCAAGTTAAGTGGCCTCGCCGTGGTCGTGGTCCTGGCTGGCGTGTTAAGTTTCATCTTGCTGGTGGTGGCTATAGGGACCGACTTCTGGTACATCATCGACGCCTCCAAACTGGAGCGGTTAAACAATTCCTCCGCGACGCTGAGCTCCCACTCGGGACTCTGGCGGACCTGCAGACGTGA GAGCAAATGCTTCCCTTTGATGAACCCTTTCTGGTACAAGAACAACAACATGACTGCTTCGCACAAACAACTCTTAC GCCTTGTTACGCTCACTGGGATCAGTGTCTACATTGCATACTCAGCGGCTGCCTTCAAGGAAGCTCTCTGCCTTTTGGGAAGGAACAACCTCTTGGAGGAAGTTGACATCAAGTTTGGCTGGTCTTTGGCACTTGTGTGGGGCTCCTTCATTGCAGAGATGCTGACTGGGGCAGCGTTCCTGCTGGCTGCCCGAGTGGTAGGCCTCAAACAGAGTCGGGAGCAGAGGATCTGA